A genome region from Etheostoma cragini isolate CJK2018 chromosome 4, CSU_Ecrag_1.0, whole genome shotgun sequence includes the following:
- the pfdn5 gene encoding prefoldin subunit 5, translated as MAVNLTDLSLPQLEGLKTQLDQEIEFLTSSIGQLKVVQTKYVEAKDSMNVLNKNNKGKELLVPLTSSMYVPGILNDVDHVLVDVGTGYYVEKNVEETKAFFKRKIDFLTKQIEKIQPALQEKHAMKQAVIEVMNVKIQQLQQSQQASQMVGPTKA; from the exons ATGGCGGTGAATCTCACAGATCTCTCCCTGCCTCAATTAGAGGGACTGAAAACCCAATTAGATCAG GAGATTGAGTTCTTGACGTCTTCAATAGGTCAGCTCAAAGTTGTCCAGACGAAATATGTTGAAGCAAAAGATAGTATGAACGTcctgaacaaaaacaacaagg GAAAAGAATTGCTTGTGCCACTTACCAGCTCG ATGTACGTCCCTGGAATATTAAATGACGTGGATCATGTTTTAGTGGATGTGGGGACAGGATACTATGTTGAAAag AATGTGGAAGAAACAAAGGCGTTCTTCAAACGCAAAATAGACTTCCTTACAAAGCAGATAGAGAAAATTCAGCCAGCCCTTCAGGAAAAACATGCCATGAAACAAG CTGTGATTGAAGTAATGAATGTGAAGATCCAGCAACTGCAACAAAGCCAGCAGGCGTCACAGATGGTTGGGCCCACCAAGGCGTAA